A portion of the Oncorhynchus clarkii lewisi isolate Uvic-CL-2024 chromosome 27, UVic_Ocla_1.0, whole genome shotgun sequence genome contains these proteins:
- the LOC139386385 gene encoding clustered mitochondria protein homolog isoform X3: MVSKTDDIQASVPNCNVNTVDLAEGETPDHQETKAPNKDPCACGHSASTVVMNGGGAHYHSEEESKQDGGGDTDGVEDSNEQEVIVIQDTGFTVKIQAPGTEPFDLQVSPQEMVQEIHQVLMDREDTCHRTCFSLQLDGNVLDNFAELKSIEGLQEGSLLKVVEEPYTVREARIHVRHIRDLLKSLDPSDAYNGVDCNSLSFLSVFTDGDLGDSGKRKKKGSDLEQIDCTPPEHILPGSKERPLVPLQPQNKDWKVIMTPMQCLKVLTMSGWNPPPGNRKMHGDLMYLYMVTVEERHISITASTRGFYLNQSTTYTFNPKPANPSFLSHSLVELLSQISPAFKKNFTVLQKTRVQRHPFERIATPFQVYSWTAPQVDHTMDCVRAEDAYTSRLGYEEHIPGQTRDWNEELQTTRELARKNLPERLLRERAIFKVHSDFAAAATRGSMAVIDGNVMAINPGEETRMQMFIWNNIFFSLGFDVRDHYRELGGDAAAHAAPTNDLNGVRAYGAVDVEGLYTLGTVVVDYRGYRVTAQSIIPGILEREQEQSVIYGSIDFGKTVVSHGKYLELLERTSRPLKVQRHNVLNEKDESVELCSSVECKGIIGNDGRHYILDLLRTFPPDLNFLPVEGEELSPESVRQGFPRQHRHRLACLRQELIEAFVEHRYLLFMKMAALQLMQQKANKDSKMATLTENNSPEAAVPALPSTENPDASAKSSETSTETLTDGKSDAVQIETTSTTDAPQPAATEATTTEAAPKAEQTTETDIPSAAATTMTASQATPTEDNVVPTVTTNGPLVPVATAIQNGECESPLEGKAEDSIPGLAQAKELAESLAAEDGSGIDPKSREVVLNACKAVGSISNTSFDIRFNPDIFSPGVRFPEDSVDDIQKQKQLLKDAAAFLVSCQIPSLVKDCLDHSALPMDGATLTEALHQRGINVRYLGNVLEFVDKTPAKAQLEHFYRIGISELITRCAKHIFKTYLQGVELSALSAAVSHFLNCFLSSFPDAVAHLPPDELVSRRKNRKRRNRVPGGGDNTAWASLTPSELWKNIVSEAQSYYNFTLHCENADQVVEKYGLQKITLLREISIKAGIQILIKEYNFDSRHKPAFTEEDILNIFPVVKHVNPKASDAFHFFQSGQAKVQQGYLKEGCELINEALNLFNNVYGAMHVEICACLRLLARLNYIMGDHHEALSNQQKAVLMSERVLGVEHPNTIQEYMHLALYCFANGQLSTALKLLYRARYLMLMVCGEDHPEMALLDSNIGLVLHGVMEYDLSLRFLENALAINSKYHGPRSLKVALSHHLVARVYESKAEFRSALQHEKEGYTIYKNQVGEAHEKTKESSEYLKYLTQQAVALQRTMNEIYKNGSNASIMPLKFTAPSMASVLEQLNIINGIIFIPLSQKDLENLKAEVQRRQQLQESGKSMEELTVDGPLELEDKIPMDVNVD; the protein is encoded by the exons ATGGTGAGCAAGACGGATGACATCCAGGCGTCAGTACCCAACTGTAATGTTAACACAGTTGATCTTGCAGAAGGAGAAACGCCAGACCACCAAGAGACCAAGGCACCAAACAAGGATCCTTGTGCGTGTG GGCACAGTGCAAGCACAGTGGTGATGAATGGGGGCGGGGCCCACTACCATTCGGAGGAGGAGTCCAAGCAGGATGGGGGTGGTGACACGGACGGTGTGGAGGATTCTAACGAACAGGAAGTGATTGTGATTCAGGATACAGGTTTCACCGTGAAGATCCAGGCACCCGGGACGGAGCCTTTTGACCTCCAG GTTTCACCCCAGGAGATGGTGCAGGAGATCCACCAGGTGTTGATGGACCGTGAGGACACCTGTCATCGTACCTGTTTCTCCCTGCAGCTGGACGGCAACGTGCTGGATAACTTTGCTGAGCTCAAATCCATCGAGGGCCTGCAGGAGGGCTCCCTTCTCAAAGTAGTGGAAG AGCCCTACACAGTGCGCGAGGCCCGTATCCATGTGCGTCATATCAGAGACCTGCTGAAAAGCCTGGACCCATCTGATGCCTACAATGGAGTGGACTgcaactctctctccttcctcagtgTCTTCACCGACGGGGACCtaggag ACAGTGGTAAGCGGAAGAAGAAGGGCAGTGATCTGGAGCAGATAGACTGTACCCCTCCAGAACACATCCTGCCTGGCAGTAAAGAACGCCCCCTGGTTCCCCTCCAGCCACAGAACAAGGACTGGAAGGTAATAATGACG CCCATGCAGTGCCTGAAGGTCCTGACTATGAGTGGCTGGAACCCCCCCCCTGGCAACAGGAAGATGCATGGTGATCTTATGTACCTGTATATGGTGACTGTTGAGGAGAGACACATCAGTATCACCGCCTCCACACGTGGCTTCTACCTCAACCA GTCGACCACCTACACCTTCAACCCCAAGCCAGCCAACCCCAGCTTCCTGAGCCACTCGTTGGTTGAGCTGCTGAGCCAGATTAGCCCTGCCTTCAAAAAGAACTTCACTGTCCTGCAGAAGACAAG GGTCCAGCGGCATCCGTTTGAAAGGATAGCCACACCCTTCCAGGTGTACAGTTGGACCGCCCCCCAGGTGGACCACACCATGGACTGTGTCAGAGCTGAGGACGCTTACACCTCCCGTCTAGGCTACGAGGAACACATACCTGGACAG ACGCGAGACTGGAATGAGGAGTTGCAGACGACCAGAGAGCTGGCCCGGAAGAACCTGCCTGAACGCCTGCTGAGAGAGAGGGCCATCTTCAAG gtcCACAGTGACTTTGCGGCTGCTGCTACTCGGGGTTCCATGGCGGTGATCGACGGCAACGTGATGGCCATCAACCCTGGCGAGGAGACGCGTATGCAGATGTTTATCTGGAACAACATCTTCTTCTCCCTGGGCTTCGACGTCCGTGACCACTACCGCGAGCTGGGCGGGGACGCTGCTGCGCACGCTGCGCCCACCAACGACCTCAACGGTGTCCGGGCTTACGGGGCCGTAGACGTGGAGGGGCTGTACACCCTGGGGACTGTGGTGGTGGATTATCGTGGTTATCGTGTCACGGCCCAGTCGATCATCCCTGGTATtctggagagagagcaggagcagAGCGTTATCTACGGGTCTATCGACTTTGGGAAGACAGTGGTGTCTCATGGGAAGTACCTGGAACTTCTGGAGAGGACCAGTCGACCACTCAAG GTCCAGAGACACAATGTGCTGAATGAGAAGGATGAGTCCGTGGAGCTGTGTTCCTCTGTTGAGTGTAAGGGCATAATTGGCAACGATGGACGCCACTACATCCTGGACCTTCTGAGGACCTTCCCCCCTGACCTGAACTTCCTGCCTGTGGAAGGGGAGGAGCTTTCCCCTGAGAGTGTGAGACAGGGTTTCCCCCGCCAGCACCGCCACCGTCTGGCCTGCCTCCGACAGGAGCTCATTGAGGCCTTCGTCGAGCACAG ATACCTCCTCTTCATGAAGATGGCAGCACTCCAGCTGATGCAGCAGAAAGCCAACAAGGACAGCAAGATGGCCACCCTGACAGAGAATAACAGCCCCGAGGCAGCCGTTCCAGCCCTGCCCTCCACGGAGAACCCCGACGCTtcagccaagtcctcagaaaCTTCCACAGAAACCCTCACTGACGGCAAGTCCGACGCAGTCCAGATAGAGACCACCTCTACCACTGATGCCCCTCAGCCAGCAGCAACAGAAGCCACCACCACAGAAGCAGCCCCCAAGGCAGAACAAACAACAGAAACGGACATTCCCTCTGCTGCAGCAACAACCATGACTGCCTCCCAGGCAACCCCTACAGAGGATAATGTGGTTCCCACGGTGACCACCAATGGGCCATTGGTGCCCGTTGCCACAGCGATTCAGAACGGGGAGTGCGAGAGCCCTCTGGAGGGTAAGGCTGAGGATAGTATCCCGGGTTTAGCCCAGGCCAAAGAGCTGGCTGAGTCCTTAGCCGCGGAAGATGGATCCGGTATCG ACCCTAAAAGCCGAGAGGTTGTCCTCAACGCCTGCAAGGCCGTGGGTTCCATCAGCAACACCTCCTTCGACATCCGCTTCAACCCAGACATCTTTTCTCCAG GAGTGCGTTTCCCTGAGGACAGTGTGGATGACATTCAGAAACAGAAGCAGCTGTTGAAGGATGCTGCAGCCTTCCTGGTGTCCTGTCAGATCCCCTCTCTG GTGAAGGACTGTCTGGACCACAGTGCTCTGCCTATGGATGGAGCCACGCTGACTGAGGCTCTGCACCAGAGGGGCATCAATGTGCGTTACCTAGGCAACGTGCTGGAGTTTGTGGACAAGACCCCAGCCAAGGCACAGCTGGAGCACTTCTAT AGAATAGGTATCAGCGAGTTGATCACCAGATGTGCGAAACATATCTTCAAGACATACCTCCAG GGTGTGGAGTTGTCGGCCCTCTCAGCTGCTGTCAGCCACTTCCTCAACTGCTTCCTGTCCTCCTTCCCTGATGCCGTGGCACACCTGCCTCCCGACGAGCTTGTGTCGCGCCGCAAGAACCGTAAACGCCGTAACCGAGTTCCAGGGGGAGGGGACAACACGGCGTGGGCCAGCCTGACACCCAGTGAGCTGTGGAAGAACATAGTCTCTGAGGCCCAGAGTTACTACAACTTCACCCTGCACTG TGAGAATGCTGACCAGGTAGTGGAGAAATACGGCCTTCAGAAGATCACCCTGCTCAGAGAAATCTCCATCAAAGCTGGCATCCAG ATCCTGATAAAGGAGTATAACTTTGACAGTCGCCACAAGCCTGCCTTCACAGAGGAGGACATCCTTAACATCTTCCCTGTGGTGAAGCACGTCAACCCCAAGGCCTCCGATGCCTTTCACTTCTTCCAGAGTGGACAGGCCAAGGTCCAGCAAG GTTACCTTAAGGAGGGCTGTGAGTTAATCAACGAGGCTTTGAACCTGTTCAACAACGTGTACGGGGCCATGCACGTGGAGATCTGTGCCTGCCTGCGTCTGCTGGCTCGCCTTAACTACATCATGGGAGACCACCATGAG GCTCTCAGTAACCAACAGAAGGCTGTCTTGATGAGTGAGAGGGTGCTGGGCGTCGAGCACCCCAACACTATCCAGGAATAT ATGCACTTGGCTCTGTACTGCTTTGCCAACGGTCAGCTGTCCACTGCCCTGAAGCTGCTGTACCGTGCCCGCTACCTCATGCTGATGGTGTGTGGGGAGGACCACCCTGAGATGGCGCTGCTAGAC AGTAACATTGGCCTGGTGCTGCATGGAGTAATGGAGTACGACCTGTCTCTGAGGTTCCTGGAGAACGCCTTGGCCATCAACTCCAAATACCACGGACCCCGCTCCCTCAAAGTAGCCCTCAG TCATCATCTGGTTGCGAGGGTTTACGAGAGCAAGGCGGAGTTCCGCTCTGCGCTCCAGCACGAGAAGGAGGGCTACACCATCTACAAAAACCAG GTGGGAGAGGCCCACGAGAAGACTAAAGAGAGCTCAGAGTACCTGAAGTACCTCACACAGCAGGCTGTGGCTTTGCAGAGAACCATGAACGAGATCTACAAGAACGGCTCCAACGCCAGCATCATGCCACTCAAG TTCACAGCACCCAGTATGGCCAGTGTTCTGGAACAGCTCAATATTATCAACGGTATCATCTTTATACCACTCAG CCAAAAGGACTTGGAAAACCTGAAGGCGGAGGTTCAGCGGCGGCAGCAGCTTCAGGAGTCAGGAAAAAGCATGGAGGAGCTCACTGTGGACGGTCCACTAGAGCTGGAGGACAAAATACCCATGGACGTTAATGTTGATTAA
- the LOC139386385 gene encoding clustered mitochondria protein homolog isoform X7: MVSKTDDIQASVPNCNVNTVDLAEGETPDHQETKAPNKDPCACGHSASTVVMNGGGAHYHSEEESKQDGGGDTDGVEDSNEQEVIVIQDTGFTVKIQAPGTEPFDLQVSPQEMVQEIHQVLMDREDTCHRTCFSLQLDGNVLDNFAELKSIEGLQEGSLLKVVEEPYTVREARIHVRHIRDLLKSLDPSDAYNGVDCNSLSFLSVFTDGDLGDSGKRKKKGSDLEQIDCTPPEHILPGSKERPLVPLQPQNKDWKVIMTPMQCLKVLTMSGWNPPPGNRKMHGDLMYLYMVTVEERHISITASTRGFYLNQSTTYTFNPKPANPSFLSHSLVELLSQISPAFKKNFTVLQKTRVQRHPFERIATPFQVYSWTAPQVDHTMDCVRAEDAYTSRLGYEEHIPGQTRDWNEELQTTRELARKNLPERLLRERAIFKVHSDFAAAATRGSMAVIDGNVMAINPGEETRMQMFIWNNIFFSLGFDVRDHYRELGGDAAAHAAPTNDLNGVRAYGAVDVEGLYTLGTVVVDYRGYRVTAQSIIPGILEREQEQSVIYGSIDFGKTVVSHGKYLELLERTSRPLKVQRHNVLNEKDESVELCSSVECKGIIGNDGRHYILDLLRTFPPDLNFLPVEGEELSPESVRQGFPRQHRHRLACLRQELIEAFVEHRYLLFMKMAALQLMQQKANKDSKMATLTENNSPEAAVPALPSTENPDASAKSSETSTETLTDGKSDAVQIETTSTTDAPQPAATEATTTEAAPKAEQTTETDIPSAAATTMTASQATPTEDNVVPTVTTNGPLVPVATAIQNGECESPLEDPKSREVVLNACKAVGSISNTSFDIRFNPDIFSPGVRFPEDSVDDIQKQKQLLKDAAAFLVSCQIPSLVKDCLDHSALPMDGATLTEALHQRGINVRYLGNVLEFVDKTPAKAQLEHFYRIGISELITRCAKHIFKTYLQGVELSALSAAVSHFLNCFLSSFPDAVAHLPPDELVSRRKNRKRRNRVPGGGDNTAWASLTPSELWKNIVSEAQSYYNFTLHCENADQVVEKYGLQKITLLREISIKAGIQILIKEYNFDSRHKPAFTEEDILNIFPVVKHVNPKASDAFHFFQSGQAKVQQGYLKEGCELINEALNLFNNVYGAMHVEICACLRLLARLNYIMGDHHEALSNQQKAVLMSERVLGVEHPNTIQEYMHLALYCFANGQLSTALKLLYRARYLMLMVCGEDHPEMALLDSNIGLVLHGVMEYDLSLRFLENALAINSKYHGPRSLKVALSHHLVARVYESKAEFRSALQHEKEGYTIYKNQVGEAHEKTKESSEYLKYLTQQAVALQRTMNEIYKNGSNASIMPLKFTAPSMASVLEQLNIINGIIFIPLSQKDLENLKAEVQRRQQLQESGKSMEELTVDGPLELEDKIPMDVNVD; this comes from the exons ATGGTGAGCAAGACGGATGACATCCAGGCGTCAGTACCCAACTGTAATGTTAACACAGTTGATCTTGCAGAAGGAGAAACGCCAGACCACCAAGAGACCAAGGCACCAAACAAGGATCCTTGTGCGTGTG GGCACAGTGCAAGCACAGTGGTGATGAATGGGGGCGGGGCCCACTACCATTCGGAGGAGGAGTCCAAGCAGGATGGGGGTGGTGACACGGACGGTGTGGAGGATTCTAACGAACAGGAAGTGATTGTGATTCAGGATACAGGTTTCACCGTGAAGATCCAGGCACCCGGGACGGAGCCTTTTGACCTCCAG GTTTCACCCCAGGAGATGGTGCAGGAGATCCACCAGGTGTTGATGGACCGTGAGGACACCTGTCATCGTACCTGTTTCTCCCTGCAGCTGGACGGCAACGTGCTGGATAACTTTGCTGAGCTCAAATCCATCGAGGGCCTGCAGGAGGGCTCCCTTCTCAAAGTAGTGGAAG AGCCCTACACAGTGCGCGAGGCCCGTATCCATGTGCGTCATATCAGAGACCTGCTGAAAAGCCTGGACCCATCTGATGCCTACAATGGAGTGGACTgcaactctctctccttcctcagtgTCTTCACCGACGGGGACCtaggag ACAGTGGTAAGCGGAAGAAGAAGGGCAGTGATCTGGAGCAGATAGACTGTACCCCTCCAGAACACATCCTGCCTGGCAGTAAAGAACGCCCCCTGGTTCCCCTCCAGCCACAGAACAAGGACTGGAAGGTAATAATGACG CCCATGCAGTGCCTGAAGGTCCTGACTATGAGTGGCTGGAACCCCCCCCCTGGCAACAGGAAGATGCATGGTGATCTTATGTACCTGTATATGGTGACTGTTGAGGAGAGACACATCAGTATCACCGCCTCCACACGTGGCTTCTACCTCAACCA GTCGACCACCTACACCTTCAACCCCAAGCCAGCCAACCCCAGCTTCCTGAGCCACTCGTTGGTTGAGCTGCTGAGCCAGATTAGCCCTGCCTTCAAAAAGAACTTCACTGTCCTGCAGAAGACAAG GGTCCAGCGGCATCCGTTTGAAAGGATAGCCACACCCTTCCAGGTGTACAGTTGGACCGCCCCCCAGGTGGACCACACCATGGACTGTGTCAGAGCTGAGGACGCTTACACCTCCCGTCTAGGCTACGAGGAACACATACCTGGACAG ACGCGAGACTGGAATGAGGAGTTGCAGACGACCAGAGAGCTGGCCCGGAAGAACCTGCCTGAACGCCTGCTGAGAGAGAGGGCCATCTTCAAG gtcCACAGTGACTTTGCGGCTGCTGCTACTCGGGGTTCCATGGCGGTGATCGACGGCAACGTGATGGCCATCAACCCTGGCGAGGAGACGCGTATGCAGATGTTTATCTGGAACAACATCTTCTTCTCCCTGGGCTTCGACGTCCGTGACCACTACCGCGAGCTGGGCGGGGACGCTGCTGCGCACGCTGCGCCCACCAACGACCTCAACGGTGTCCGGGCTTACGGGGCCGTAGACGTGGAGGGGCTGTACACCCTGGGGACTGTGGTGGTGGATTATCGTGGTTATCGTGTCACGGCCCAGTCGATCATCCCTGGTATtctggagagagagcaggagcagAGCGTTATCTACGGGTCTATCGACTTTGGGAAGACAGTGGTGTCTCATGGGAAGTACCTGGAACTTCTGGAGAGGACCAGTCGACCACTCAAG GTCCAGAGACACAATGTGCTGAATGAGAAGGATGAGTCCGTGGAGCTGTGTTCCTCTGTTGAGTGTAAGGGCATAATTGGCAACGATGGACGCCACTACATCCTGGACCTTCTGAGGACCTTCCCCCCTGACCTGAACTTCCTGCCTGTGGAAGGGGAGGAGCTTTCCCCTGAGAGTGTGAGACAGGGTTTCCCCCGCCAGCACCGCCACCGTCTGGCCTGCCTCCGACAGGAGCTCATTGAGGCCTTCGTCGAGCACAG ATACCTCCTCTTCATGAAGATGGCAGCACTCCAGCTGATGCAGCAGAAAGCCAACAAGGACAGCAAGATGGCCACCCTGACAGAGAATAACAGCCCCGAGGCAGCCGTTCCAGCCCTGCCCTCCACGGAGAACCCCGACGCTtcagccaagtcctcagaaaCTTCCACAGAAACCCTCACTGACGGCAAGTCCGACGCAGTCCAGATAGAGACCACCTCTACCACTGATGCCCCTCAGCCAGCAGCAACAGAAGCCACCACCACAGAAGCAGCCCCCAAGGCAGAACAAACAACAGAAACGGACATTCCCTCTGCTGCAGCAACAACCATGACTGCCTCCCAGGCAACCCCTACAGAGGATAATGTGGTTCCCACGGTGACCACCAATGGGCCATTGGTGCCCGTTGCCACAGCGATTCAGAACGGGGAGTGCGAGAGCCCTCTGGAGG ACCCTAAAAGCCGAGAGGTTGTCCTCAACGCCTGCAAGGCCGTGGGTTCCATCAGCAACACCTCCTTCGACATCCGCTTCAACCCAGACATCTTTTCTCCAG GAGTGCGTTTCCCTGAGGACAGTGTGGATGACATTCAGAAACAGAAGCAGCTGTTGAAGGATGCTGCAGCCTTCCTGGTGTCCTGTCAGATCCCCTCTCTG GTGAAGGACTGTCTGGACCACAGTGCTCTGCCTATGGATGGAGCCACGCTGACTGAGGCTCTGCACCAGAGGGGCATCAATGTGCGTTACCTAGGCAACGTGCTGGAGTTTGTGGACAAGACCCCAGCCAAGGCACAGCTGGAGCACTTCTAT AGAATAGGTATCAGCGAGTTGATCACCAGATGTGCGAAACATATCTTCAAGACATACCTCCAG GGTGTGGAGTTGTCGGCCCTCTCAGCTGCTGTCAGCCACTTCCTCAACTGCTTCCTGTCCTCCTTCCCTGATGCCGTGGCACACCTGCCTCCCGACGAGCTTGTGTCGCGCCGCAAGAACCGTAAACGCCGTAACCGAGTTCCAGGGGGAGGGGACAACACGGCGTGGGCCAGCCTGACACCCAGTGAGCTGTGGAAGAACATAGTCTCTGAGGCCCAGAGTTACTACAACTTCACCCTGCACTG TGAGAATGCTGACCAGGTAGTGGAGAAATACGGCCTTCAGAAGATCACCCTGCTCAGAGAAATCTCCATCAAAGCTGGCATCCAG ATCCTGATAAAGGAGTATAACTTTGACAGTCGCCACAAGCCTGCCTTCACAGAGGAGGACATCCTTAACATCTTCCCTGTGGTGAAGCACGTCAACCCCAAGGCCTCCGATGCCTTTCACTTCTTCCAGAGTGGACAGGCCAAGGTCCAGCAAG GTTACCTTAAGGAGGGCTGTGAGTTAATCAACGAGGCTTTGAACCTGTTCAACAACGTGTACGGGGCCATGCACGTGGAGATCTGTGCCTGCCTGCGTCTGCTGGCTCGCCTTAACTACATCATGGGAGACCACCATGAG GCTCTCAGTAACCAACAGAAGGCTGTCTTGATGAGTGAGAGGGTGCTGGGCGTCGAGCACCCCAACACTATCCAGGAATAT ATGCACTTGGCTCTGTACTGCTTTGCCAACGGTCAGCTGTCCACTGCCCTGAAGCTGCTGTACCGTGCCCGCTACCTCATGCTGATGGTGTGTGGGGAGGACCACCCTGAGATGGCGCTGCTAGAC AGTAACATTGGCCTGGTGCTGCATGGAGTAATGGAGTACGACCTGTCTCTGAGGTTCCTGGAGAACGCCTTGGCCATCAACTCCAAATACCACGGACCCCGCTCCCTCAAAGTAGCCCTCAG TCATCATCTGGTTGCGAGGGTTTACGAGAGCAAGGCGGAGTTCCGCTCTGCGCTCCAGCACGAGAAGGAGGGCTACACCATCTACAAAAACCAG GTGGGAGAGGCCCACGAGAAGACTAAAGAGAGCTCAGAGTACCTGAAGTACCTCACACAGCAGGCTGTGGCTTTGCAGAGAACCATGAACGAGATCTACAAGAACGGCTCCAACGCCAGCATCATGCCACTCAAG TTCACAGCACCCAGTATGGCCAGTGTTCTGGAACAGCTCAATATTATCAACGGTATCATCTTTATACCACTCAG CCAAAAGGACTTGGAAAACCTGAAGGCGGAGGTTCAGCGGCGGCAGCAGCTTCAGGAGTCAGGAAAAAGCATGGAGGAGCTCACTGTGGACGGTCCACTAGAGCTGGAGGACAAAATACCCATGGACGTTAATGTTGATTAA